One Malania oleifera isolate guangnan ecotype guangnan chromosome 10, ASM2987363v1, whole genome shotgun sequence genomic region harbors:
- the LOC131165841 gene encoding tropinone reductase homolog At5g06060-like isoform X1: MASVHSSSRDSRWSLKGMTALVTGGTRGIGHAIVEELAGMGAIVHTCSRKEEELNRRLREWEAKGFTVTGSVCDVSSAAHREQLTAKVSSLFNGKLNILINNAGTSFRKPTIEYTAEDYSKIMTTNLESAYHMCQLTHPLLKASGLGNIVFISSVAGVVSLGTGSIYAASKGAMNQLTKNLACEWAKDNIRSNCVAPWYIKTSLIEHLIANKEFLEDVVSRTPLRRLGEPEEVSSLVAFLCLPVASYITGQVICVDGGMTVNGFYPNTC; the protein is encoded by the exons ATGGCATCAGTGCATAGCAGTTCCAGAGATTCCAGATGGTCTCTCAAGGGCATGACCGCTCTCGTTACCGGCGGCACTCGCGGAAtcgg TCATGCGATTGTGGAGGAACTGGCTGGAATGGGGGCCATCGTGCACACTTGTTCCCGGAAGGAAGAGGAGCTAAACCGGCGCCTGCGGGAGTGGGAGGCCAAAGGTTTCACCGTCACTGGCTCTGTCTGCGATGTGTCGTCTGCGGCCCATCGAGAGCAGCTCACGGCGAAAGTTTCTTCTCTTTTCAATGGCAAGCTTAACATCCTT ATAAACAATGCTGGGACAAGCTTCAGGAAACCAACCATTGAGTACACTGCCGAAGATTACTCAAAAATCATGACTACCAACTTAGAGTCTGCTTACCATATGTGCCAACTTACACATCCACTTCTAAAAGCCTCAGGATTAGGAAACATTGTGTTCATTTCATCTGTTGCAGGCGTGGTGAGTTTGGGTACAGGATCCATTTATGCAGCAAGCAAAG GTGCAATGAATCAACTAACAAAGAATTTGGCTTGCGAGTGGGCAAAAGATAATATCAGGAGCAATTGTGTTGCACCCTGGTATATTAAAACCTCACTCATAGAACAT TTGATCGCTAACAAAGAGTTCTTGGAGGATGTAGTATCCAGAACTCCTCTTCGGCGGCTTGGTGAACCAGAGGAAGTTTCATCACTGGTGGCATTCCTTTGCTTGCCTGTTGCTTCCTATATTACTGGGCAAGTTATTTGTGTTGATGGAGGAATGACTGTCAACGGTTTCTACCCCAACACTTGTTAG
- the LOC131165841 gene encoding tropinone reductase homolog At5g06060-like isoform X2: protein MASVHSSSRDSRWSLKGMTALVTGGTRGIGHAIVEELAGMGAIVHTCSRKEEELNRRLREWEAKGFTVTGSVCDVSSAAHREQLTAKVSSLFNGKLNILINNAGTSFRKPTIEYTAEDYSKIMTTNLESAYHMCQLTHPLLKASGLGNIVFISSVAGVVSLGTGSIYAASKGAMNQLTKNLACEWAKDNIRSNCVAPWYIKTSLIEHVEFPSFIWINQIL, encoded by the exons ATGGCATCAGTGCATAGCAGTTCCAGAGATTCCAGATGGTCTCTCAAGGGCATGACCGCTCTCGTTACCGGCGGCACTCGCGGAAtcgg TCATGCGATTGTGGAGGAACTGGCTGGAATGGGGGCCATCGTGCACACTTGTTCCCGGAAGGAAGAGGAGCTAAACCGGCGCCTGCGGGAGTGGGAGGCCAAAGGTTTCACCGTCACTGGCTCTGTCTGCGATGTGTCGTCTGCGGCCCATCGAGAGCAGCTCACGGCGAAAGTTTCTTCTCTTTTCAATGGCAAGCTTAACATCCTT ATAAACAATGCTGGGACAAGCTTCAGGAAACCAACCATTGAGTACACTGCCGAAGATTACTCAAAAATCATGACTACCAACTTAGAGTCTGCTTACCATATGTGCCAACTTACACATCCACTTCTAAAAGCCTCAGGATTAGGAAACATTGTGTTCATTTCATCTGTTGCAGGCGTGGTGAGTTTGGGTACAGGATCCATTTATGCAGCAAGCAAAG GTGCAATGAATCAACTAACAAAGAATTTGGCTTGCGAGTGGGCAAAAGATAATATCAGGAGCAATTGTGTTGCACCCTGGTATATTAAAACCTCACTCATAGAACAT GTTGAATTCCCAAGTTTCATTTGGATTAACCAGATTCT TTGA
- the LOC131165841 gene encoding tropinone reductase homolog At5g06060-like isoform X3: MASVHSSSRDSRWSLKGMTALVTGGTRGIGHAIVEELAGMGAIVHTCSRKEEELNRRLREWEAKGFTVTGSVCDVSSAAHREQLTAKVSSLFNGKLNILINNAGTSFRKPTIEYTAEDYSKIMTTNLESAYHMCQLTHPLLKASGLGNIVFISSVAGVVSLGTGSIYAASKGAMNQLTKNLACEWAKDNIRSNCVAPC, translated from the exons ATGGCATCAGTGCATAGCAGTTCCAGAGATTCCAGATGGTCTCTCAAGGGCATGACCGCTCTCGTTACCGGCGGCACTCGCGGAAtcgg TCATGCGATTGTGGAGGAACTGGCTGGAATGGGGGCCATCGTGCACACTTGTTCCCGGAAGGAAGAGGAGCTAAACCGGCGCCTGCGGGAGTGGGAGGCCAAAGGTTTCACCGTCACTGGCTCTGTCTGCGATGTGTCGTCTGCGGCCCATCGAGAGCAGCTCACGGCGAAAGTTTCTTCTCTTTTCAATGGCAAGCTTAACATCCTT ATAAACAATGCTGGGACAAGCTTCAGGAAACCAACCATTGAGTACACTGCCGAAGATTACTCAAAAATCATGACTACCAACTTAGAGTCTGCTTACCATATGTGCCAACTTACACATCCACTTCTAAAAGCCTCAGGATTAGGAAACATTGTGTTCATTTCATCTGTTGCAGGCGTGGTGAGTTTGGGTACAGGATCCATTTATGCAGCAAGCAAAG GTGCAATGAATCAACTAACAAAGAATTTGGCTTGCGAGTGGGCAAAAGATAATATCAGGAGCAATTGTGTTGCACCCTG TTGA